The following are encoded together in the Gadus chalcogrammus isolate NIFS_2021 chromosome 2, NIFS_Gcha_1.0, whole genome shotgun sequence genome:
- the cdipt gene encoding CDP-diacylglycerol--inositol 3-phosphatidyltransferase encodes MAEDNIFLFVPNLIGYARIVLALLSFALMPCCPLPAVFCYLLSALLDAFDGHAARALNQSTKFGAMLDMLTDRCATMCLLVNLALLYPSYTFLFQISMCLDISSHWLHLHSSMMKGSTSHKMIDLSGNPALRLYYTSKPVLFVMCMGNEMFFCLLYLLYHTPEPAVWMLVLEGVCGIICLLKSGISVLHLITAAQNMVALDAAERQAVKDQ; translated from the exons ATGGCGGAAGACAATATCTTCCTCTTCGTTCCGAATCTGATCG GGTATGCCCGTATCGTGCTGGCCCTCCTCTCCTTCGCTCTGATGCCGTGTTGTCCGCTCCCGGCGGTGTTCTGCTACCTCCTCAGTGCCCTCCTGGACGCCTTCGATGGCCACGCCGCACGCGCCCTCAACCAAA GCACTAAGTTCGGTGCGATGCTGGACATGCTGACCGACCGCTGCGCCACCATGTGTCTCCTGGTCAACCTGGCGCTGCTCTACCCCTCCTACACCTTCCTCTTCCAGATCAGCATGTGCCTCGACATCTCCAGCCACTGGCTGCACctgcacag CTCCATGATGAAGGGTTCCACAAGCCACAAGATGATTGACCTGTCTGGGAACCCGGCCCTCAGACTCTACTACACCTCCAAG ccGGTGCTGTTCGTCATGTGTATGGGCAACGAGATGTTCTTCTGCCTACTCTACCTCCTCTACCACACCCCAGAACCAGCAG TGTGGATGCTGGTCCTAGAAGGTGTGTGCGGGATCATCTGCCTCCTGAAGTCAGGGATCAGCGTTCTGCATCTGATCACCGCCGCCCAGAACATGGTCGCCCTGGACGCTGCTGAGAGACAGGCCGTCAAGGACCAATGA